Sequence from the Ignavibacteriales bacterium genome:
CAGTGCTCATAGCTTTACCTTAAAATTTTTCAGGCTTGATTAATACATAGAAAAGGTAAAGACCAATCAGTATACTTATTATCAAAAGAATTACCATTTGCCACACCTGTTAGAGATTATCAAAAAAATTAATGGATTTATAAATAATCCAGAAAAGAACAGCACTAAGTAATATCATCAAGAAAGTCATCATTATTATTTTTCCTCATTATCTAACTCAAATATTCCAATTGAATGCCAGAGAATAATATTGCGGTTTTAATCCACCAGTCAACTATTTAATTGTTATCAGGAAAATTTAAACGCACCAAGTTTTTCAGAATGAAAAATCAATTTTCAAAATGGTAAGATGGATCGGTACAAATTAAAATCTTATTCGAGGTTATATACTTGGAGTTTGCGGTATAAGGTTGTAAGTCCAATTCCCAGTAATTCAGCAGCTTTTGTTTTACTGCCCTTTGTCATTTCCAGAATATTTATAATATGTTGTTTCTCCACTTGCTCAATCGATAGAGCAGCGTCATATTCAGTCTGCAAAACTTTTTGTTCTCTTAATTCTTTTGGAAGAGAATCAGAAGTTAAGATTCCCCCTTCATTTAAAATAACGGCACGTTCAATAATATTTCTTAGTTCGCGGATGTTACCGGGA
This genomic interval carries:
- the kdpF gene encoding K(+)-transporting ATPase subunit F, with product MVILLIISILIGLYLFYVLIKPEKF